In Mycobacterium sp. Aquia_216, a genomic segment contains:
- a CDS encoding acyl-CoA dehydrogenase family protein gives MTFSLQLSDDVIEVRDWVHQFAAETIRPAAAEWDEREETPWPVIQEAAKVGLYSPDFFAQQAAEPTGLGFLTAFEEMFWGDAGIALSIMGTGLAAAALAGNGTPEQLGRWLPEMFGTPGDPKLGAFCSSEPDAGSDVGAIRTRARYDEATREWVLNGTKTWATNGGIANVHIIVASVYPELGTRGQVSFVIPPDTKGLAQGQKFKKHGIRASHTAEVVLDNVRLPEDCILGGREKFEARIARVKSGTSAGGQAAMKTFERTRPTVGAMAVGVARAAYEYALEYACQREQFGRKIGEFQAVAFKLADMKSRVDAARLLVWRAGWMARNDKSFDSAEGSMAKLVASEAAVYVTDEAIQILGGNGYTRDYPVERMHRDAKIFTIFEGTSEIQRLVISRALTGLPIR, from the coding sequence ATGACTTTTTCCCTGCAACTGAGCGACGACGTCATCGAGGTGCGCGATTGGGTGCACCAGTTCGCGGCGGAGACCATCCGCCCCGCCGCGGCCGAATGGGATGAACGAGAAGAAACCCCATGGCCGGTGATCCAGGAGGCCGCGAAGGTGGGCCTGTACTCCCCCGACTTCTTCGCCCAGCAGGCCGCCGAGCCGACGGGCCTCGGCTTTCTCACCGCATTCGAGGAGATGTTCTGGGGTGACGCCGGCATAGCGCTGTCCATCATGGGGACCGGGCTGGCCGCAGCGGCGTTGGCGGGCAACGGGACTCCCGAGCAGCTGGGCCGCTGGCTGCCGGAAATGTTCGGGACGCCCGGCGACCCCAAGCTGGGCGCGTTCTGTTCCTCGGAGCCCGACGCGGGTTCTGACGTCGGCGCCATCCGCACCCGGGCCCGCTACGACGAGGCGACACGTGAGTGGGTTCTCAACGGCACCAAGACCTGGGCAACCAACGGCGGCATCGCCAATGTGCACATCATCGTGGCGTCGGTCTATCCCGAACTGGGCACCCGTGGCCAGGTCTCGTTCGTCATCCCGCCCGACACCAAGGGTCTGGCACAGGGGCAGAAATTCAAGAAACACGGGATACGCGCTTCACACACCGCCGAGGTGGTCCTCGACAATGTCCGGCTGCCCGAGGACTGCATTCTCGGCGGCCGGGAGAAGTTCGAAGCCCGGATCGCCCGAGTCAAATCCGGCACCTCCGCGGGTGGCCAGGCGGCCATGAAGACCTTCGAGCGGACTCGGCCCACCGTCGGTGCGATGGCCGTTGGCGTGGCACGCGCCGCTTACGAGTACGCGCTCGAATATGCCTGCCAGCGCGAGCAATTCGGCCGCAAGATCGGTGAGTTCCAGGCAGTGGCGTTCAAGCTGGCCGACATGAAGAGCCGGGTCGACGCCGCTCGTCTGCTGGTGTGGCGCGCCGGCTGGATGGCCCGCAACGACAAAAGCTTCGACTCCGCCGAGGGCTCGATGGCCAAGCTGGTGGCGAGCGAGGCCGCGGTCTATGTCACCGACGAGGCCATCCAGATCCTCGGCGGCAACGGCTACACCCGCGACTACCCCGTCGAGCGCATGCACCGCGACGCGAAGATCTTCACGATCTTCGAGGGCACCAGCGAGATCCAGCGCCTGGTGATATCTCGGGCCCTGACCGGCTTACCCATCCGTTAG
- a CDS encoding TetR/AcrR family transcriptional regulator, whose protein sequence is MSDSGRDRLLAEALRLFAAKGYAATSVADIQRASGLAPGSGALYKHFASKRELLEAAVTHRIDSIVAAREQFDAGQPDSVEQAVRTAGQLIWSNLNQSEDLLKVMLREPEELGDLDEKTWQVITDNAYQRFADELTASNRSGRTSIPDPEAAAAVAIASLSYAATLQALSGRLPGNVDEGRYFEAWVSQAVSVLAQHTNPRKS, encoded by the coding sequence ATGTCCGACTCGGGACGCGATCGATTGCTGGCTGAAGCGCTGAGGCTTTTCGCGGCCAAGGGCTACGCGGCGACCTCGGTGGCCGACATCCAGCGAGCGTCGGGCCTCGCCCCGGGTTCGGGCGCGTTGTACAAGCACTTCGCTTCCAAGCGCGAATTGCTGGAGGCAGCGGTTACCCACCGGATCGATAGCATCGTGGCCGCACGCGAGCAGTTCGACGCCGGGCAACCGGACAGCGTCGAGCAGGCCGTGCGTACCGCCGGGCAACTGATCTGGAGCAACCTGAACCAGAGCGAGGATTTGCTCAAGGTCATGCTGCGCGAACCCGAAGAGCTCGGTGACCTCGACGAGAAGACGTGGCAGGTCATCACCGACAACGCCTATCAGCGGTTCGCCGACGAGCTGACCGCGTCCAATCGCTCCGGCCGCACCAGCATTCCCGATCCCGAGGCCGCCGCGGCGGTGGCGATCGCTTCCCTGTCCTACGCGGCGACGCTGCAGGCGCTGTCCGGGCGGTTACCGGGCAACGTCGACGAGGGCCGTTACTTCGAGGCCTGGGTCAGCCAGGCCGTGAGCGTCCTCGCCCAGCACACCAACCCCAGAAAATCCTAA
- a CDS encoding cytochrome P450: protein MSKGPKGPATYWQNIYSRAAVLDPYPHYRRLRDAGPVVRLPRHRVFALPRYAECKATLRNDGEFVSGRGVALNPLSNRLSRGTTLNSDGAEHDQRRKLLAHRLLPRALRSVHEAIEKQADTVVDAAVRRGTVDAVADLATALPLAIVPDLVGWPRDQRKHLIGWGGATFDILGPLNWQAVKATPRSLQMLLFTRRLVRQRTVLDGSMAHELLCAVDAGKLTHDDCSALMIDYIAPSLDTTISAISNALYLLGTHPEQWRVLKEDPGLIPNAVNEVIRYESPLRAFARQVRRDTEIAGTPIPAGSRVLVMYASANRDENEWDKPDIFDIRRDAGRHIGFGHGTHACAGQGLSRMETAAILRALLERVDRIEVVGRPVWAVNNIIRRHRYLPLTLIPA, encoded by the coding sequence ATGAGCAAGGGGCCCAAGGGTCCGGCTACCTACTGGCAAAACATCTACAGCCGCGCCGCCGTGCTCGACCCCTACCCGCACTATCGGCGACTGCGCGACGCCGGCCCGGTGGTCCGACTGCCCAGGCACCGGGTCTTTGCACTGCCGCGCTACGCCGAGTGCAAAGCCACGCTGCGCAACGACGGAGAATTCGTCTCCGGACGCGGTGTCGCACTCAACCCGCTCAGTAACCGACTCTCTCGCGGCACCACCCTCAATAGTGACGGCGCAGAACACGATCAACGCCGGAAACTGCTTGCCCACCGGCTGCTGCCCAGAGCGCTGCGCTCCGTCCATGAAGCCATCGAAAAGCAGGCCGATACCGTCGTCGACGCCGCCGTGCGACGCGGCACCGTCGACGCCGTCGCCGATCTGGCGACCGCCCTGCCGCTGGCCATCGTCCCCGATCTCGTCGGCTGGCCGCGCGATCAACGTAAGCATCTGATCGGATGGGGCGGCGCCACGTTCGACATCCTCGGCCCGCTCAATTGGCAAGCCGTCAAAGCGACCCCGCGCAGCCTGCAGATGCTGCTGTTCACCCGTCGTCTGGTGCGGCAACGGACCGTCCTGGACGGAAGCATGGCGCACGAACTGCTCTGCGCCGTCGACGCCGGCAAGCTCACCCACGACGATTGCTCAGCACTGATGATCGATTACATCGCCCCATCCCTGGACACGACGATCAGTGCCATCTCCAACGCCCTGTATCTGCTGGGGACACACCCCGAACAATGGCGCGTACTCAAAGAAGACCCCGGGTTGATCCCCAATGCCGTCAACGAAGTTATCCGCTACGAATCGCCGCTGCGCGCGTTCGCCCGCCAGGTACGCCGCGACACCGAGATCGCCGGCACGCCGATACCCGCCGGGTCGCGGGTTCTGGTCATGTACGCCTCGGCCAACCGCGACGAAAACGAGTGGGACAAACCCGATATCTTCGACATCCGCCGCGACGCCGGTCGCCACATCGGTTTCGGCCACGGGACCCACGCCTGCGCCGGTCAGGGACTCTCCCGGATGGAAACCGCTGCCATTTTGCGTGCGCTGCTGGAACGGGTGGACCGTATCGAAGTTGTCGGGCGACCCGTCTGGGCGGTGAACAACATCATCCGCCGACATCGATACCTTCCGCTCACGCTGATACCGGCCTGA
- a CDS encoding fructose bisphosphate aldolase: protein MATGHGFIAALDQSGGSTPKALQLYGIEQDAYDGDEQMFDLIHQMRARLITSPSFTGDKLIATILFEQTMDRAINGEDSAAFLWKQKHIVPFVKVDQGLADVEHGVQLMKPMTKLDALLQRAVDKGIFGTKMRSFIQEPDGAGIKAVVDQQFDYADKIAAAGLMPIIEPEVSIKSPDKAKADGLLVSAISARLDQLPGDRQVMLKLTLPDEENLYTPLIGHPRVLRVVALSGGYSLDESCAILDRNHGLIASFSRALTEGLTAQQTDAEFDAKLGSNIDRIYAASVT from the coding sequence ATGGCGACGGGCCACGGCTTTATCGCCGCGCTGGATCAAAGCGGCGGAAGCACTCCAAAAGCCTTGCAGCTCTATGGGATTGAGCAGGACGCATACGACGGCGACGAGCAGATGTTCGACCTTATCCACCAGATGCGCGCGCGGCTGATAACGAGCCCGAGCTTCACCGGCGACAAGTTGATCGCGACCATCCTGTTCGAGCAGACCATGGACCGCGCCATCAACGGCGAGGATTCCGCGGCGTTTTTGTGGAAGCAAAAGCACATCGTGCCGTTCGTGAAGGTCGACCAGGGGCTGGCCGACGTCGAACACGGCGTCCAGCTGATGAAGCCGATGACCAAGCTCGACGCCTTGTTGCAGCGCGCCGTCGACAAGGGCATTTTCGGTACCAAGATGCGTTCGTTCATCCAAGAACCCGACGGCGCGGGCATCAAGGCCGTCGTCGACCAGCAATTCGACTACGCGGACAAAATCGCCGCGGCCGGACTGATGCCGATCATCGAGCCGGAGGTCAGCATCAAGAGCCCCGACAAAGCCAAGGCGGACGGTCTGCTGGTGTCGGCGATCAGCGCCAGGCTCGATCAACTGCCCGGCGACCGGCAGGTCATGCTCAAGCTGACCTTGCCGGACGAAGAAAACCTCTACACGCCGCTGATCGGTCATCCGCGGGTGTTGCGGGTGGTCGCGTTATCCGGCGGGTACAGCCTGGACGAGAGTTGCGCAATCCTGGACCGCAATCATGGCCTGATCGCCAGCTTCTCGCGCGCCCTGACCGAGGGGCTGACGGCCCAGCAGACCGATGCCGAATTCGACGCGAAACTGGGATCGAATATCGACCGGATATACGCGGCATCGGTCACATAA
- the fdh gene encoding formate dehydrogenase: protein MAPKLPSPKILLEWPVIRQLRSGDAFGRGPAVTSKQTRAITSRTTTADRVVQSVCPYCAVGCGQRVFVKDERVVQIEGDPDSPISRGRLCPKGSASEQLVNSPGRQLEVLYRAPRATEWQRLDLNTAIDMVADRFLESRRHTWQDIDKKGNLLRRTMGIAALGGATLDNEENYLIKKLFTAAGAIQIENQARIUHSSTVPGLGASFGRGGATQSLQDMANADCIIIQGSNMAECHPVGFQWVEEAKARGARLIHVDPRFTRTSAVSDKHIPIRAGSDVVLLGALINHVISNDLWFKEYVVAYTNAATLINENFRDAEELGGLFSGFDPETGQYDQSTWAYAQQADDHPESGVGDELGSGGAPLPHAEVLRDETLQHPRTVFQILKRHYARYTPEMVRDLCGISLADFDYLARSIVENSGRERTTCFAYAVGWTQHTLGAQFIRTATILQLLMGNVGRPGSGIMALRGHASIQGSTDIPTLFNLLPGYLPMPKAGTHDTLADYLDAVGSKEQKGFWANADTYMVSLLKAWWGDAAREDNDWAYDYLPRLSGPHGTYQTVMGMLDDEVEGYFLLGQNPAVGSAHGRMQRLGMAHLKWLVVRDLNLIESATWWKDGPEIASGELETEKIETEVFFFPAATHVEKAGTFTQTQRLIQWRHKALEPPGQCQSECEFFYELGKRIRERLAGSTDERDRPLLDLTWDYPTDEHGDIDGEAVLAEYNGRHLAGPDAGRPVSSFTELRADGSTAAGCWIYAGVYANGVNQAARRVPHGGPSPSQSEWGWAWPADRRILYNRASADPDGNPWSERKRYIWWDTQQQRWVGHDVPDFVVDRAPGSRPDPGLGGPAALAGDDAFIMQADGKGWLFAPKGVVDGPLPTHYEPQESPVANALYPQQQNPSRIIFPRKDNLSAPSAGEPGADVYPYVFTTYRLTEHHTAGGMSRWLPYLSELQPEMFCEVSPELAAERGLEPYGWATLISPRSAIEARVLVTERMTPLRIGDHTVHQIGLPYHWGVGSDAVVSGDAANDLLGVTLDPNVQIQESKAGSCDIQPGRRPQGADLLRLIAEYQSRAGATVETDNVRVTEAVWEVIDPEHGQNWRGADGAADRTD from the coding sequence ATGGCTCCGAAGCTGCCCTCGCCGAAGATTCTGCTCGAATGGCCCGTTATCCGTCAGCTGCGATCCGGAGACGCCTTCGGCCGCGGGCCGGCGGTGACCTCCAAGCAGACCCGTGCCATCACTTCGCGCACCACGACTGCCGACCGGGTCGTGCAAAGCGTGTGCCCGTACTGCGCGGTCGGCTGCGGCCAGCGGGTGTTCGTCAAGGACGAGAGGGTCGTCCAGATCGAAGGCGACCCCGACTCGCCGATCTCACGCGGGCGGCTGTGCCCCAAGGGGTCGGCGAGCGAGCAGCTGGTCAACTCGCCCGGCCGGCAGCTCGAGGTGCTCTATCGCGCCCCGCGGGCAACCGAATGGCAGCGCCTTGACCTGAACACCGCGATCGACATGGTGGCCGACCGTTTCCTCGAGTCCCGTCGCCACACCTGGCAGGACATCGACAAGAAGGGCAACCTGCTGCGCCGCACCATGGGGATCGCCGCGCTCGGCGGTGCGACGCTGGACAACGAAGAGAACTACCTCATCAAGAAGCTGTTCACCGCCGCGGGCGCCATCCAGATCGAGAACCAAGCTCGTATTTGACACTCCTCCACGGTTCCCGGTCTGGGAGCCTCCTTCGGGCGCGGCGGCGCCACCCAATCACTGCAAGACATGGCCAACGCGGATTGCATCATCATCCAGGGCTCCAACATGGCCGAGTGTCATCCGGTGGGATTCCAGTGGGTTGAGGAGGCCAAAGCCCGTGGGGCGCGGCTGATCCACGTCGATCCGCGCTTCACCCGTACCTCGGCCGTGTCGGACAAGCACATCCCGATCAGGGCGGGCTCGGATGTGGTGCTGCTCGGCGCGCTGATCAACCACGTCATCAGCAACGACCTGTGGTTCAAGGAGTACGTCGTCGCGTACACCAACGCTGCCACGCTGATCAACGAAAACTTCAGGGACGCCGAAGAACTCGGCGGTCTCTTCTCCGGTTTCGATCCCGAAACCGGCCAGTACGACCAGTCCACCTGGGCATACGCCCAACAGGCGGACGACCACCCTGAGTCCGGAGTCGGCGACGAATTAGGCAGCGGCGGTGCACCATTGCCACACGCTGAGGTGCTGCGCGACGAGACCCTGCAGCATCCGCGGACGGTATTCCAGATCCTCAAGCGGCATTACGCGCGTTACACACCGGAGATGGTGCGCGACCTCTGCGGCATCAGTCTCGCGGATTTCGACTACCTGGCCCGTTCCATCGTCGAGAACTCCGGGCGTGAGCGCACCACCTGTTTCGCGTACGCCGTCGGATGGACACAACACACCCTTGGCGCCCAATTCATCCGCACCGCAACAATTTTGCAACTGCTGATGGGTAACGTCGGACGCCCCGGCAGCGGCATCATGGCGTTGCGCGGCCACGCCAGCATCCAGGGCTCCACCGACATCCCCACGCTGTTCAATCTGCTGCCCGGTTATCTGCCGATGCCCAAGGCGGGTACGCACGACACTCTCGCCGATTACCTCGACGCGGTCGGGTCCAAGGAGCAGAAAGGCTTCTGGGCCAACGCCGATACCTATATGGTCAGCCTGCTCAAGGCGTGGTGGGGTGACGCCGCGCGAGAGGACAACGACTGGGCCTACGACTACCTGCCGAGGCTGTCCGGGCCGCACGGGACCTACCAGACCGTGATGGGCATGCTCGACGACGAGGTGGAGGGCTACTTCCTGCTGGGCCAGAATCCCGCGGTCGGGTCGGCGCATGGCCGGATGCAGCGACTCGGCATGGCGCACCTGAAATGGCTTGTGGTGCGCGACCTCAATCTGATCGAGTCGGCCACTTGGTGGAAGGACGGTCCGGAGATCGCGTCCGGGGAGCTGGAGACCGAGAAGATCGAGACCGAGGTGTTCTTCTTCCCGGCGGCCACGCACGTGGAGAAGGCGGGAACCTTCACCCAGACCCAGCGGCTGATCCAGTGGCGGCACAAGGCACTCGAGCCGCCCGGCCAGTGCCAAAGCGAATGCGAGTTCTTCTACGAGCTGGGCAAGCGGATCAGGGAGCGGTTGGCGGGTTCGACCGACGAACGCGACCGGCCGCTACTCGACCTGACGTGGGATTACCCGACCGATGAGCACGGCGACATCGATGGCGAGGCGGTGCTGGCCGAATACAACGGCCGCCACCTCGCCGGTCCTGATGCGGGGCGGCCGGTGTCGTCGTTCACCGAGCTGCGCGCCGACGGTTCGACCGCGGCTGGCTGCTGGATCTACGCCGGGGTGTACGCGAACGGCGTCAATCAGGCCGCCCGCCGGGTGCCGCACGGCGGTCCTTCGCCGAGTCAGTCGGAGTGGGGATGGGCCTGGCCGGCCGACCGCCGGATTCTGTACAACCGTGCGTCGGCCGACCCGGACGGCAACCCGTGGAGTGAGCGCAAGCGCTACATATGGTGGGACACCCAGCAGCAGCGGTGGGTCGGCCATGACGTGCCGGACTTCGTGGTCGACCGGGCGCCGGGCAGCCGCCCCGACCCCGGCCTCGGCGGCCCGGCCGCGCTGGCCGGTGACGACGCGTTCATCATGCAGGCCGACGGCAAGGGTTGGCTGTTCGCCCCCAAGGGTGTGGTCGACGGGCCGCTGCCCACGCACTACGAGCCGCAGGAGTCGCCGGTCGCCAACGCGCTGTACCCGCAACAGCAGAACCCTTCGCGAATCATTTTCCCGCGCAAGGACAATCTGAGTGCGCCGAGTGCTGGTGAGCCCGGCGCCGACGTGTACCCGTACGTGTTCACCACCTACCGCCTCACCGAGCACCACACTGCCGGCGGCATGAGCCGGTGGCTGCCCTACCTCTCCGAGTTACAACCGGAGATGTTCTGCGAGGTCTCCCCGGAGTTGGCCGCCGAACGCGGGCTCGAGCCCTACGGATGGGCCACCCTCATCTCACCGCGCTCGGCGATCGAGGCCCGGGTGCTGGTCACCGAACGGATGACGCCGCTGCGGATCGGCGACCACACGGTGCACCAGATCGGGCTGCCCTACCACTGGGGTGTGGGCAGCGACGCGGTGGTGAGTGGGGACGCCGCCAACGACCTCCTGGGTGTGACGCTGGACCCGAACGTGCAGATCCAGGAGTCCAAAGCCGGCTCCTGCGACATCCAACCGGGCCGCCGTCCGCAGGGTGCCGACCTGCTGCGGCTGATCGCCGAGTACCAGTCGCGCGCGGGCGCCACGGTCGAGACGGACAATGTACGAGTCACCGAAGCCGTCTGGGAGGTCATCGACCCGGAGCACGGGCAGAACTGGAGGGGCGCCGATGGGGCAGCTGACCGGACCGACTGA
- a CDS encoding 4Fe-4S dicluster domain-containing protein codes for MGQLTGPTDPAADAGWGDAKPRKGFFTDTSICIGCKACEVACKEWNRNPRDGDLELLGSSYDNTGALGASTWRHVAFIEQSRDRIDEARESGRALIGLGMPAFPGTQDNTDTKPPDTPEFRWLMSSDVCKHCTHAGCLDVCPTGALFRTEFGTVVVQHDVCNGCGTCVAGCPFGVVERRSDGTYATPARQSDQLAHDYVTGVAQKCTLCYDRLVEDQVPACAQTCPTTSIKFGNHDELVDRAHRRVAQLHAEGRTEARLYGANEHDGVGGTGSIFLLLDEPEVYGLPPDPRVCTADLPTMFKRAGMAAAGMVGAAVLAFWGSR; via the coding sequence ATGGGGCAGCTGACCGGACCGACTGACCCCGCCGCAGACGCCGGTTGGGGAGATGCCAAGCCGCGCAAGGGTTTTTTCACCGATACCTCGATCTGCATCGGTTGCAAGGCCTGCGAAGTCGCGTGCAAGGAGTGGAATCGCAACCCGCGCGACGGCGACCTCGAACTGCTGGGTTCGTCCTACGACAACACCGGTGCGCTGGGCGCCAGCACGTGGCGGCACGTGGCGTTCATCGAGCAGAGCCGGGACCGCATCGACGAGGCCCGCGAATCCGGCCGTGCGTTGATCGGTTTGGGTATGCCGGCTTTCCCTGGCACCCAAGACAACACCGACACCAAGCCGCCCGACACCCCGGAGTTTCGTTGGCTGATGTCGTCAGACGTGTGCAAGCACTGCACGCACGCCGGCTGTCTCGACGTCTGCCCGACGGGAGCGCTGTTTCGCACCGAGTTCGGCACCGTGGTGGTGCAGCACGACGTGTGTAACGGCTGCGGCACGTGCGTGGCGGGATGCCCGTTCGGCGTGGTCGAGCGCCGCAGCGACGGCACGTATGCCACGCCGGCGCGACAGTCGGATCAGCTGGCTCATGACTACGTCACCGGCGTCGCCCAGAAGTGCACCCTGTGCTACGACCGCCTGGTCGAAGACCAGGTACCCGCTTGCGCCCAGACCTGCCCGACCACGTCGATCAAATTCGGCAACCACGACGAGCTGGTGGACCGGGCGCACCGGCGTGTCGCCCAGCTGCACGCCGAGGGGCGCACGGAGGCAAGGCTTTACGGCGCCAACGAGCACGACGGCGTCGGCGGCACGGGGTCGATCTTCCTGTTGCTCGACGAACCTGAGGTCTACGGTCTGCCACCCGATCCGCGGGTGTGCACGGCCGACCTGCCGACCATGTTCAAGCGCGCCGGCATGGCCGCGGCCGGAATGGTCGGGGCGGCCGTACTGGCGTTCTGGGGGAGCCGATGA
- the nrfD gene encoding NrfD/PsrC family molybdoenzyme membrane anchor subunit: MSTSEFDSFRPPEPKGGRRRKGRRAGRRGGGSGSDGSREMPMVPDAEFTSYYGRPVVKPPPWGHEVAAYLFLGGVAGGSGLLAAGAQLTGRKTLRRNTRLSALVAVSLGAVALVKDLGRPERFVNMLRTIKLTSPMSVGSWILSLFSAGIGVAAICEIDRMTGERIPLGPLRPVLRAVEAPAGLGAAVLSPPLAVYTAVLLTDTATPTWNAAYRDLPFVFASSASLAASGLAMITTPVAEAGPARRLAIVGAVSDLIWARFTEHRMDPVTREPLHHGTPGRLLSWSERLAAAGGLGALLGGHRRDVAALSGLALLTASAMLRFGFFEAGKESARDPRYTMEPQKRRLAARRAAGITDDSITTAG; the protein is encoded by the coding sequence ATGAGCACCTCGGAATTCGACAGCTTCCGCCCACCGGAACCCAAGGGCGGCAGGCGCCGGAAGGGAAGGCGTGCGGGGCGTCGGGGCGGCGGCAGTGGCTCCGATGGTTCCCGCGAGATGCCGATGGTCCCCGACGCCGAGTTCACCTCGTATTACGGGCGCCCGGTGGTCAAGCCCCCGCCGTGGGGACACGAGGTCGCGGCGTACCTGTTCCTGGGTGGCGTCGCCGGTGGGTCCGGTCTGCTGGCGGCCGGCGCCCAGCTCACCGGTCGAAAAACATTGCGCCGCAACACAAGGTTGTCTGCTCTGGTCGCGGTGTCGCTGGGCGCGGTCGCGCTGGTGAAGGACCTGGGCCGGCCCGAGCGGTTCGTCAACATGCTGCGGACGATCAAGCTGACCTCGCCGATGAGCGTTGGTTCGTGGATTCTGAGCCTGTTCAGTGCCGGCATCGGAGTCGCCGCGATCTGCGAGATCGATCGGATGACCGGCGAGCGAATCCCGTTGGGCCCGTTGCGGCCTGTGCTGCGCGCCGTGGAGGCACCGGCCGGCTTGGGCGCGGCGGTGCTTTCACCGCCGCTGGCCGTCTACACCGCGGTGCTGCTCACCGACACCGCGACCCCGACGTGGAACGCCGCGTATCGAGACCTGCCGTTCGTGTTTGCCAGCTCGGCGAGCCTGGCCGCATCGGGATTGGCGATGATCACCACCCCGGTCGCCGAGGCCGGCCCCGCTCGCAGGCTGGCCATCGTCGGCGCGGTCAGCGACCTGATTTGGGCCAGGTTCACCGAGCACCGGATGGACCCGGTGACCAGGGAGCCGCTGCACCACGGCACGCCTGGCCGGTTACTGTCCTGGAGCGAACGGCTCGCCGCCGCAGGCGGTTTGGGCGCGTTACTCGGCGGGCACCGCCGCGATGTCGCCGCGCTGTCCGGCTTGGCGCTGCTGACGGCGTCGGCAATGCTGCGGTTCGGTTTCTTCGAGGCGGGCAAGGAATCGGCCCGCGATCCTCGCTACACGATGGAGCCGCAGAAACGCCGGCTGGCCGCACGCCGCGCCGCGGGAATCACGGACGACTCGATAACGACCGCCGGCTAG
- the selD gene encoding selenide, water dikinase SelD produces MTQTQTRLTGYAHGGGCACKIPPGELEQAVRGLTGQTNGNVLVGLDDGDDAAAVLVGDIAVLSTADFFTPVVDDAYDWGRIAAANALSDVYAMGGRPVVAINLVGWPRDVLPLELMTEVLRGGLAVAAGAGCPVIGGHSIDDPEPKYGMAVTGVADPDRLLRNDAAQPGLPLTLTKPLGVGLLNNRHKQTGEVFAEAIATMTRLNRDAAEAAVTGGVRAATDVTGFGLLGHLYKMCRASKVGAVIDRAAVPVIGAARQALRDGFVSGGTRRNLDWVRPHLRPGAGVTEDDLLLLADAQTSGGLLVVGELPGHPVIGHTVAGAGIEVR; encoded by the coding sequence ATGACCCAGACGCAGACTCGGCTGACTGGCTACGCGCACGGTGGTGGCTGTGCCTGCAAGATCCCGCCCGGCGAGCTCGAACAGGCGGTCCGCGGCCTGACCGGACAGACGAACGGGAACGTTCTGGTCGGCCTCGACGACGGCGACGACGCGGCCGCGGTGTTGGTCGGCGATATCGCGGTGCTCTCCACGGCGGACTTCTTCACGCCCGTCGTCGACGACGCCTACGACTGGGGCCGGATCGCGGCGGCCAACGCGCTTTCCGATGTCTACGCGATGGGCGGACGCCCGGTGGTCGCGATCAACCTGGTGGGCTGGCCGCGCGATGTTTTGCCCCTCGAGCTGATGACCGAGGTGCTGCGCGGTGGATTGGCGGTGGCAGCGGGGGCGGGCTGCCCGGTGATCGGGGGCCACTCCATCGACGACCCGGAGCCGAAGTACGGCATGGCGGTGACCGGCGTGGCGGACCCGGACCGATTGCTGCGCAACGATGCCGCCCAACCGGGTCTGCCGCTGACCCTGACCAAGCCGCTCGGTGTCGGGCTGCTCAACAATCGACACAAACAGACCGGTGAGGTCTTCGCGGAAGCGATCGCGACGATGACCCGGCTCAACCGCGACGCCGCCGAGGCCGCGGTGACCGGCGGTGTGCGCGCGGCCACCGACGTGACCGGCTTCGGGTTGCTCGGGCACCTGTACAAGATGTGCCGGGCCTCGAAGGTGGGGGCCGTCATTGACCGTGCCGCGGTTCCGGTGATCGGTGCGGCACGCCAGGCGCTGCGCGACGGGTTCGTCTCCGGCGGGACCCGGCGCAACCTCGATTGGGTCCGACCGCATCTGCGTCCCGGGGCCGGCGTGACCGAGGATGACCTGCTGCTGCTCGCCGACGCGCAAACCTCGGGCGGCCTGCTCGTCGTCGGCGAGCTACCCGGTCACCCGGTGATCGGCCACACCGTCGCGGGCGCGGGCATCGAGGTTCGCTAG